Proteins from a genomic interval of Candidatus Neomarinimicrobiota bacterium:
- a CDS encoding DUF3524 domain-containing protein has product MNILLLESYFTGSHKQWAEGYAKNSRHDVRIICLKGQFWKWRMHGGAVTLAREFNNMNWRPDIILATDMLDLTTFLSLTKNNSHGIRTAMYFHENQISYPWSSTDRDILNKRDTHYGFINYTSALAADTVFFNSEFHMDSFLKALPPFLRQFPDHQELESVDFIRDKSQLLYLGLDLQKFDAQKINHEKTPIILWNHRWEYDKNPDTFFSVLKKVNKSGIDFKLAVLGENFSQFPETFSEAEKTFQQHIVQWGYSASFPDYAQWLWKADIIPVTSNQEFFGGSVMEAMYCNTWPILPNRLTYPELLPPDLHHGHLYENENDLCEKIIDAIQNIKQVRSTYFHKIAKPFDWESMAPKYDDAMENI; this is encoded by the coding sequence ATGAATATTCTATTACTAGAATCCTATTTTACCGGTTCACATAAACAATGGGCTGAAGGATACGCAAAAAATAGTCGGCATGATGTCCGGATAATTTGTTTAAAAGGACAATTTTGGAAATGGCGAATGCACGGAGGTGCTGTCACTTTAGCACGAGAATTCAACAACATGAATTGGCGTCCGGATATAATTCTTGCGACAGATATGTTGGATTTGACCACATTCCTTTCCCTCACAAAAAATAATTCTCATGGAATTCGCACAGCTATGTATTTCCATGAAAACCAAATTTCGTATCCGTGGTCATCTACAGATCGGGATATTCTAAATAAGCGTGATACCCATTATGGATTTATCAATTATACTTCTGCACTCGCTGCGGATACTGTTTTTTTTAATTCTGAATTCCACATGGATTCTTTCCTCAAAGCACTTCCACCTTTCCTTCGCCAATTCCCTGATCATCAAGAATTGGAATCAGTAGATTTTATTCGCGATAAAAGCCAATTGCTCTACTTAGGGTTGGATTTACAAAAATTTGATGCACAAAAAATAAATCACGAGAAAACTCCGATTATCCTTTGGAATCACCGCTGGGAATATGATAAAAACCCGGACACTTTTTTCTCGGTTTTAAAAAAAGTGAACAAAAGCGGAATTGATTTTAAACTGGCTGTTTTAGGCGAGAATTTTAGTCAATTTCCTGAAACTTTTTCTGAAGCAGAAAAAACGTTTCAACAACACATTGTACAATGGGGTTATTCTGCTTCCTTTCCCGATTATGCTCAATGGCTCTGGAAGGCAGATATTATCCCCGTTACATCCAATCAAGAATTTTTTGGGGGAAGCGTGATGGAGGCTATGTATTGCAATACGTGGCCAATTTTACCCAATAGACTGACGTATCCGGAATTACTTCCACCTGATCTGCATCATGGACATTTATATGAGAATGAAAATGATTTATGTGAGAAAATAATAGATGCGATTCAAAATATCAAACAGGTCAGATCTACCTATTTTCACAAAATCGCAAAACCTTTTGATTGGGAAAGCATGGCGCCCAAATACGACGACGCCATGGAAAATATATGA
- a CDS encoding tyrosine--tRNA ligase, with protein MTFLPIKEQLAIIQHGVEDIIPEKELVSKLKENRPLIIKLGCDPSRPDLHIGHGVVLRKLRHFQDLGHDAILVIGDFTAMIGDPSGRNKTRPQLTLQEAKSNAKSFVDQAKVILDITKINIVYNSEWLNAMNFSDVIDVASKYTVARMLERDDFTKRFDSKTPISIHEFLYPLAQGMDSVHLEADVELGGTDQTFNLLVGRDLQERHGQKAQVIITTPLLEGTDGVEKMSKSYGNHIALTDSAENMYGKTMSIPDNLIEKYFILAADASIEVVSDVKEKLNDISQNPRDIKRDLARRIVALYYSEEAAEKAEQHFDKVVVRKVAPDNIDEYKLKKEEKVVEIIFNAELVTSKGEARRMINQNAVKIDGIPIADIQDSLKPEKSVVIKVGKRRFLRIIV; from the coding sequence ATGACATTTTTACCAATTAAAGAACAGTTAGCAATCATTCAACACGGAGTTGAAGACATTATTCCCGAAAAGGAATTGGTTTCTAAACTTAAAGAAAATCGTCCATTAATAATAAAACTCGGATGCGATCCAAGTCGACCGGATTTACATATTGGTCATGGAGTAGTATTACGAAAACTTAGACATTTTCAAGATCTTGGGCATGACGCAATTCTAGTAATTGGCGATTTTACCGCCATGATCGGCGATCCTTCCGGTAGGAATAAAACTCGTCCACAGCTCACATTGCAAGAAGCAAAATCCAACGCAAAATCATTTGTTGATCAAGCTAAGGTTATACTTGATATAACCAAGATTAACATTGTATATAATTCAGAATGGCTTAATGCAATGAATTTTAGTGATGTGATTGATGTTGCTAGTAAATACACTGTCGCGCGGATGCTTGAGCGTGATGATTTCACGAAACGATTTGACTCAAAAACACCCATTTCAATCCATGAATTTTTGTATCCGCTGGCGCAAGGAATGGATTCGGTTCATTTGGAAGCAGATGTAGAACTCGGTGGAACTGATCAGACATTTAACTTGTTGGTTGGGCGAGACCTCCAAGAAAGGCACGGACAAAAAGCGCAAGTTATTATTACGACTCCATTGCTCGAAGGAACAGATGGAGTAGAAAAAATGTCAAAATCTTATGGGAATCACATTGCATTAACCGATTCGGCTGAAAATATGTACGGAAAAACGATGTCAATTCCTGATAATTTAATTGAAAAATATTTCATACTTGCCGCCGATGCGTCCATCGAAGTGGTAAGTGACGTAAAAGAAAAATTAAACGATATTTCCCAAAATCCTCGAGACATAAAGCGAGATTTAGCCCGACGAATTGTAGCATTATATTACTCTGAAGAAGCTGCTGAAAAAGCTGAACAGCATTTTGACAAAGTTGTTGTCAGAAAAGTTGCACCGGACAATATTGATGAATACAAATTGAAAAAGGAAGAAAAAGTCGTTGAAATTATTTTTAATGCCGAATTGGTTACGAGCAAAGGAGAAGCGCGCCGAATGATTAATCAAAATGCAGTTAAAATAGACGGCATCCCCATTGCGGATATCCAAGACAGTTTGAAACCCGAGAAATCAGTGGTTATTAAAGTGGGGAAAAGAAGATTTTTAAGGATTATAGTATGA
- a CDS encoding TldD/PmbA family protein yields MTRKEIDLNQLLNEVQVSADWIGLREVYEKVTPRMIRDGVPVANGSYATHGVMVEVLIEGQFGYYGTSDITAEGISDAAKNAYTQAKLASKFGLVSFTEEVRPAYQGKYQSPFAKNSDAISPGQLNEMLLNMNSALKVSDKIVSASSLVQVIETHFKFVSTNGSDITQNFLLLETDMSATASEGTNQQTRTFGGMRGNCKQIGFEYFDSLDLVSRAVQIGEEAIELLDAVECPTGEMDIILAPDQMMLQIHESVGHALEIDRILGDERNFAGWSFVKLEDFGNLQYGSNLMNITFDPTVSGEFASYGFDDGGLKAEREFIIKDGTLLRGLGGMESQIRSGIKGVANFRASNWNRSPIDRMANLNLEPGDATRDEIIASVEKGVYMESNRSWSIDDYRNKFQFGCEYGKLIENGKLTKTIKNPNYRGISNPFWNSLKMVGNKDTFGIYGTPNCGKGEPSQIIRVGHASPLCLFENIQVFGGA; encoded by the coding sequence ATGACTAGAAAAGAAATTGATTTAAACCAATTATTAAACGAGGTCCAAGTTTCGGCTGATTGGATCGGACTACGTGAGGTTTACGAAAAAGTAACTCCACGAATGATCCGTGATGGCGTTCCTGTTGCAAATGGATCGTATGCAACACATGGCGTAATGGTTGAAGTTTTGATTGAGGGACAATTCGGTTATTATGGAACTTCAGATATTACCGCCGAAGGCATTTCAGACGCTGCTAAAAATGCTTACACACAAGCAAAATTGGCATCGAAATTCGGTTTGGTTTCTTTTACAGAAGAAGTTCGTCCGGCATATCAAGGAAAATATCAATCGCCGTTCGCAAAAAATAGCGATGCTATATCGCCTGGGCAACTAAATGAAATGCTTCTCAATATGAATTCAGCTTTAAAAGTATCGGATAAAATTGTTAGTGCAAGTTCGCTGGTTCAGGTGATAGAAACACATTTCAAATTTGTAAGCACAAATGGGAGTGATATTACGCAAAATTTCCTTTTGCTTGAGACCGATATGTCAGCCACAGCTTCAGAGGGAACCAATCAGCAAACACGAACTTTTGGTGGGATGCGTGGAAATTGTAAACAAATTGGGTTTGAATATTTTGATTCCCTTGATTTAGTCAGTCGGGCGGTTCAAATCGGCGAAGAAGCCATCGAATTATTGGATGCAGTAGAATGTCCAACAGGTGAGATGGATATTATTTTGGCACCCGACCAAATGATGTTACAAATTCATGAAAGTGTTGGGCACGCGCTCGAAATTGATCGAATTCTTGGAGATGAACGGAATTTCGCAGGATGGAGCTTTGTGAAGTTAGAAGATTTCGGAAACTTGCAATATGGGTCAAATCTCATGAATATAACCTTTGATCCTACCGTATCTGGCGAGTTTGCATCGTATGGGTTTGACGATGGCGGATTGAAGGCGGAACGTGAGTTTATCATTAAAGATGGAACATTATTGCGTGGGTTAGGTGGCATGGAAAGTCAAATTCGCTCGGGTATAAAAGGGGTCGCTAATTTTAGAGCCAGCAATTGGAATCGTTCCCCCATTGATCGAATGGCAAATTTGAATCTAGAACCTGGCGATGCCACTCGAGATGAAATTATCGCTTCTGTTGAAAAAGGTGTTTACATGGAAAGTAATCGATCTTGGTCTATTGATGATTATAGAAACAAATTTCAATTTGGATGTGAATATGGCAAATTGATTGAGAACGGGAAATTGACAAAAACGATTAAAAACCCAAATTACCGTGGTATCAGCAATCCTTTTTGGAATAGTTTAAAAATGGTAGGAAATAAGGACACATTTGGCATTTATGGGACGCCGAATTGTGGCAAAGGGGAGCCGAGTCAAATCATTCGGGTGGGGCATGCCTCACCTTTATGTTTATTTGAGAATATTCAAGTTTTTGGAGGTGCTTAA
- a CDS encoding pyridoxal-phosphate dependent enzyme, with product MAFNSILEATGNTPVVKLEKIGSPLDCQLFGKCEFFNPGGSVKDRIGVRMIEEAEKSGRIKPGDTLIEPTSGNTGIGMALAAAVKGYKMIIVMPEKMSMEKQVVLEALGAEIVRTPTEAAWDDPESHLSIANKMNKEIQNSHILDQYENPDNPDAHYYGTAEEILTEFGTDLDMVVMGVGTGGTITGVAKRLKEAIPNVTIIGADPFGSILGGGDVVESYLVEGIGYDFFPDVLENNLIDRYIKVNDENSFNIARRLIKEEGLLCGGSSGTAVWAALQEAKTLTENQKCLVILPDSIRNYLSKFVSDSWMEKQGFNG from the coding sequence ATGGCGTTTAATTCCATTTTAGAGGCAACCGGAAATACGCCGGTTGTAAAACTCGAAAAAATAGGTTCCCCTCTGGATTGTCAATTATTCGGGAAATGTGAATTTTTTAATCCGGGTGGATCGGTTAAAGACAGAATTGGTGTCCGCATGATTGAAGAAGCGGAAAAATCCGGACGCATAAAACCCGGCGATACGCTTATTGAACCCACTTCCGGGAATACGGGAATCGGGATGGCGCTTGCCGCTGCGGTAAAAGGCTACAAAATGATCATTGTCATGCCCGAAAAAATGAGTATGGAAAAGCAGGTTGTTCTAGAAGCACTCGGCGCTGAAATTGTCCGGACGCCAACAGAAGCCGCTTGGGACGATCCTGAAAGTCACCTGAGCATTGCCAATAAAATGAACAAAGAAATACAGAATTCCCACATCCTGGATCAATATGAAAATCCTGATAACCCTGATGCACATTATTATGGGACTGCCGAAGAAATCCTGACCGAATTCGGAACCGACCTTGATATGGTTGTGATGGGCGTGGGGACCGGCGGAACCATCACCGGAGTTGCCAAAAGACTTAAAGAAGCCATACCGAATGTTACCATCATTGGTGCAGATCCTTTCGGATCCATTCTTGGCGGCGGTGACGTCGTAGAATCTTATCTAGTCGAAGGAATCGGCTACGATTTTTTCCCCGATGTGCTCGAAAACAATTTGATTGACCGATACATCAAGGTGAATGATGAAAATAGTTTTAACATTGCGCGCCGACTAATCAAAGAAGAAGGTCTTTTATGCGGTGGATCAAGCGGCACTGCGGTTTGGGCTGCGCTACAGGAAGCTAAAACATTAACAGAAAACCAAAAATGCCTTGTCATCCTTCCGGACAGTATTCGCAACTATCTGAGTAAATTTGTTTCTGATTCATGGATGGAAAAACAAGGGTTTAATGGCTGA
- the fabG gene encoding 3-oxoacyl-ACP reductase FabG, giving the protein MSSEKYILKEKVAVITGGAKGIGKAVAQLFSDEGAMVAIADFDADAGEATTMEIGDSAAYFQVDVQDGASVTALFKGVQQHFGRVDILINNAGILMDSTLKKLDEEKFDRVINVNLKGVYLCTKAAADIMREQGGGVIVNASSIVGKSGNFGQTNYVASKAGVIGMTKVWARELARDGIRVNAIAPGFIKTDMTAGIPENVIEMLSENIPLGRWGEPKEVAQLYCFLASDLSSYINGETINVDGGAQIS; this is encoded by the coding sequence ATGAGCTCTGAAAAATATATTTTAAAAGAAAAGGTGGCTGTCATCACCGGTGGCGCAAAGGGAATTGGGAAAGCTGTGGCCCAACTTTTTTCTGATGAAGGTGCAATGGTTGCCATCGCAGATTTTGATGCAGATGCAGGAGAAGCTACCACAATGGAAATTGGTGATTCAGCTGCATATTTCCAGGTTGACGTGCAGGATGGAGCAAGTGTAACAGCATTATTTAAAGGCGTCCAACAACACTTTGGACGTGTGGACATCCTAATTAATAATGCGGGAATTTTAATGGATAGCACTCTAAAGAAATTAGATGAGGAAAAGTTCGACCGTGTGATCAATGTGAATTTGAAAGGTGTATATTTATGCACAAAAGCAGCAGCCGACATTATGCGAGAACAAGGGGGAGGTGTTATTGTAAATGCGTCTTCTATCGTCGGGAAATCCGGAAATTTTGGACAGACGAATTATGTGGCGTCTAAAGCAGGTGTGATTGGAATGACCAAGGTGTGGGCAAGAGAATTGGCTCGAGATGGAATTCGAGTGAACGCTATTGCGCCGGGATTTATTAAGACTGATATGACAGCGGGAATACCGGAAAATGTAATAGAGATGCTATCTGAAAATATTCCGCTCGGAAGATGGGGCGAACCCAAAGAAGTGGCACAATTATATTGCTTTCTCGCTAGCGATCTGTCTTCCTATATTAATGGCGAAACCATCAACGTGGACGGCGGTGCTCAAATAAGTTAA
- a CDS encoding DegT/DnrJ/EryC1/StrS family aminotransferase codes for MSDLALFGGNPIRTEPFPDWPRSTKELRESLMKTFDSEGWGVGSAIITEFESGFAEFQDAKYCISTSSGTTALWVSLKAAGVKAGDEVIIPPYTFIATASAVLMANAVPVFADIDPKTFNMDPDKVEEAITDKTKAIMPVHIAGNPADMDSILAIGKKHGIPIIEDAAQAHGAEWNRKKVGALGLGGIFSFQTSKNMTSGEGGAIISNDDQFMDACFSYHNCGRVKGGEWYEHSHLGGNFRLNAMAASMLFPQLKSIHNDMEIRDRNKTKLDEALKQIDGITPVESYSGTTRQAHHLYITKYDTSAFNNISRETFFKAMQAEGVYTYMGYSPLYREKLFITNSDEYPWLKDKDYKSLTMPVTEMIADEQAVWLKQHHLLGSEKDTQDIIDAFVKVTYALKNNPKLFN; via the coding sequence ATGAGTGATTTAGCATTATTCGGCGGTAACCCTATCCGCACCGAGCCGTTTCCTGATTGGCCGAGATCAACGAAAGAACTGCGTGAAAGTTTGATGAAGACTTTTGATTCTGAAGGTTGGGGTGTTGGCAGTGCAATTATTACGGAATTTGAATCCGGATTTGCAGAATTTCAGGATGCCAAATATTGTATAAGCACAAGTTCCGGCACAACAGCACTTTGGGTTTCGCTTAAAGCGGCCGGTGTTAAAGCAGGCGACGAGGTCATTATTCCGCCTTACACTTTCATTGCAACTGCGTCAGCAGTGCTCATGGCAAATGCTGTGCCTGTTTTCGCTGACATAGATCCCAAAACATTCAATATGGATCCGGATAAAGTTGAGGAAGCAATTACGGATAAAACCAAAGCGATTATGCCGGTCCATATTGCAGGAAATCCTGCTGATATGGATTCGATTCTTGCTATTGGGAAAAAACATGGAATTCCAATTATCGAAGACGCAGCACAAGCGCATGGTGCAGAATGGAATAGAAAAAAAGTAGGTGCTTTGGGTTTGGGAGGAATTTTTAGTTTTCAGACCTCAAAAAATATGACTTCCGGCGAAGGTGGCGCTATCATTTCTAATGACGATCAATTTATGGATGCGTGTTTTTCCTACCATAATTGCGGTCGGGTCAAAGGTGGTGAATGGTACGAACATTCTCATCTTGGCGGAAATTTCCGACTGAATGCAATGGCGGCAAGTATGCTTTTTCCGCAGCTTAAATCCATTCATAATGATATGGAAATCCGAGACCGAAATAAGACTAAGCTAGATGAAGCTTTGAAACAAATAGATGGCATTACTCCTGTGGAATCGTATTCTGGGACAACTCGCCAAGCGCACCATCTTTATATTACCAAATACGATACATCTGCTTTTAATAACATTTCGAGAGAGACTTTTTTCAAAGCAATGCAGGCAGAAGGCGTCTATACCTATATGGGATATTCACCGTTGTATCGAGAAAAATTATTTATTACAAATTCTGATGAATATCCTTGGCTTAAAGATAAAGATTACAAATCGTTAACGATGCCTGTTACCGAAATGATTGCAGATGAGCAAGCGGTTTGGCTAAAGCAGCATCATCTATTAGGGTCAGAAAAAGATACCCAAGATATTATAGATGCATTTGTGAAAGTGACATATGCCTTAAAGAACAACCCAAAATTATTTAATTAA
- a CDS encoding TlpA family protein disulfide reductase: MITREFTILFLISHFIFGIEPDDRGYIVKIGDICPDFSLELIHGESISLSDLKGKVAVLQFTASWCSVCRKEMPHLEKEVWQRFKDKDFILIGVDRDEPLDVVKKFTKEMKVTYPMALDPGAGIFGLFANKKAGVTRNIVIDQNGKIVFLTRLFEENEFNRMIEVIRELVSEKQNNDNN, translated from the coding sequence ATGATAACTAGAGAATTCACCATTTTATTTTTGATTTCACATTTCATTTTTGGGATAGAACCGGATGACCGTGGCTATATAGTGAAAATTGGCGATATATGTCCCGATTTTTCCCTCGAATTAATTCATGGGGAATCCATCTCATTATCAGATCTAAAAGGAAAAGTGGCAGTTCTGCAATTCACCGCCAGCTGGTGTTCTGTCTGCCGAAAAGAAATGCCCCATTTGGAGAAGGAAGTCTGGCAGCGCTTCAAAGATAAAGATTTTATTTTGATCGGTGTGGATCGGGATGAACCGCTGGACGTGGTTAAAAAATTTACCAAAGAAATGAAAGTTACCTATCCGATGGCGCTTGATCCGGGTGCGGGAATATTCGGATTATTTGCCAATAAAAAAGCCGGCGTTACACGAAATATCGTAATCGATCAAAATGGAAAAATTGTTTTCTTGACGCGCTTATTTGAAGAGAATGAATTCAATCGGATGATTGAGGTGATTAGAGAACTCGTTTCAGAAAAACAGAATAACGATAATAACTAA
- a CDS encoding Hsp20/alpha crystallin family protein, whose translation MKLIKWTPQQSTFGNFDRMLNDVFGDGWNLPQQNVNRSAWTPALDVSETDNAYLLTADLPGLSKKEVKIQIKDDLLILTGERQEETDNSNENYHRRERQFGSFERSFHLPEDVMEDKITAKFKNGQLMVSLPKAEVVQLKGREIKIS comes from the coding sequence ATGAAACTCATAAAATGGACTCCTCAGCAATCAACATTTGGCAATTTCGACAGAATGTTAAATGATGTTTTTGGTGATGGATGGAACCTTCCGCAGCAAAATGTAAATCGATCAGCGTGGACACCTGCATTGGATGTTTCGGAAACAGACAACGCATATCTTCTTACTGCGGATTTGCCCGGATTGTCTAAGAAGGAAGTCAAGATCCAGATTAAAGATGATCTACTGATTCTGACAGGTGAACGGCAGGAAGAAACGGATAATTCTAATGAAAATTATCACAGACGTGAACGTCAATTCGGTTCATTCGAACGATCTTTCCACTTGCCAGAAGATGTAATGGAAGATAAAATAACCGCCAAATTTAAAAATGGCCAGTTGATGGTTTCACTTCCAAAGGCTGAAGTCGTTCAACTAAAGGGTAGAGAAATCAAAATCTCGTAA
- the smpB gene encoding SsrA-binding protein SmpB: METNIVVTNRKARHEYHILETFDAGVELLGTEVKSLREGRANLQESYIHIRRGEVFLVGAHFSPYSHQGYVSHDPIRSRKLLLHAKEINSIQKQLDIKGRTAVPLKMYFNSRGWAKVQIGLAKGKKHYDKKAAKKELDIRRETDKEIKEQYK; this comes from the coding sequence ATGGAAACAAACATTGTTGTTACAAATAGGAAAGCACGTCACGAATATCATATTCTTGAAACATTTGATGCCGGAGTCGAATTACTTGGTACCGAAGTGAAAAGCTTGAGAGAAGGACGTGCAAACCTTCAGGAATCGTACATTCACATTCGTAGGGGTGAGGTCTTTCTTGTGGGTGCGCATTTCAGTCCGTATTCCCATCAAGGGTATGTTTCTCATGATCCTATTCGAAGTCGAAAACTTTTATTACATGCTAAGGAAATTAATAGCATTCAAAAACAATTGGATATCAAAGGCAGGACTGCCGTTCCACTGAAAATGTATTTTAATTCTCGGGGATGGGCAAAAGTGCAAATTGGGTTAGCAAAAGGAAAAAAACATTACGACAAAAAGGCAGCAAAAAAAGAATTAGATATCCGTCGTGAAACTGATAAAGAAATCAAGGAACAATACAAATGA
- a CDS encoding TldD/PmbA family protein, whose translation MKQLFKSISSTLFDSLKEGEILSVSLSGENSQFIRLSKAKIRQTGLVHDFDLGLKMIHNGRTVSGGITLSGHSEFDEAQSLEILGNLREEIVQLPEDPFIVIPKGSPSSDEIQTANGLHIDDAVGALIPAMADADLVGIWASGKIYRGNANSLGQFHWFETDSFSLDYSLVTPNHQMVKGTFSGQDWNQDEYEKNIANSVRKLTLMDRKPVKVTPGDYRTWFEPEAVSDFLGMFSWYGISEGAIQRRSSSFGKMRYDGVKLSPHFSLDEDFTSGLVPKFNNLGEIANPNLPLIKNGELINGLVSSRTASEFGVVSNFAESGEYLRAPKMNTGDLNSDSVVDAIGDGLFLSNIHYLNWSDNAGGRVTGLTRYACFKVENGELVAPIETMRFDDTIYRYFGTELEAVGDEVKIIPEIETYNGREIGGTICPGILVNAFSLTL comes from the coding sequence ATGAAGCAATTATTTAAATCGATTTCAAGTACGTTATTTGATTCCCTGAAAGAAGGCGAAATTTTGTCCGTTTCTTTGAGTGGAGAGAACAGTCAGTTCATTCGACTCAGCAAAGCAAAAATTCGCCAAACTGGTCTTGTTCATGATTTTGATTTAGGGCTGAAAATGATTCATAATGGGCGAACCGTTTCAGGAGGAATCACTTTGTCTGGCCACTCAGAATTTGACGAAGCCCAATCTTTGGAAATATTAGGTAATTTGAGGGAGGAAATCGTCCAACTGCCCGAAGATCCTTTTATCGTAATTCCGAAAGGGTCGCCTTCGAGTGATGAAATTCAAACTGCGAATGGATTGCACATCGACGATGCAGTTGGTGCTTTAATACCTGCAATGGCCGATGCTGATCTAGTTGGTATTTGGGCGAGTGGAAAAATTTATCGCGGTAATGCCAATTCGCTTGGACAATTTCATTGGTTTGAAACGGATTCATTTTCCTTAGATTATTCGTTAGTTACCCCAAATCACCAAATGGTCAAAGGAACTTTTTCAGGACAGGATTGGAACCAAGATGAGTACGAAAAAAATATAGCGAATAGTGTACGCAAACTCACATTAATGGATCGGAAACCGGTTAAAGTAACCCCCGGGGATTATAGAACCTGGTTTGAACCGGAAGCCGTTTCTGATTTTTTGGGGATGTTTTCTTGGTACGGAATCAGCGAAGGTGCAATTCAACGTCGGTCGAGCAGTTTTGGAAAAATGCGTTATGATGGTGTTAAACTTTCACCACATTTTTCATTGGACGAAGATTTTACTTCTGGACTTGTACCAAAATTCAATAATCTTGGAGAAATTGCTAACCCCAATTTGCCTCTGATTAAAAATGGGGAATTAATCAATGGGTTGGTGAGTTCACGAACGGCTTCTGAATTTGGTGTAGTATCAAATTTTGCTGAATCAGGTGAATATCTGCGAGCTCCTAAAATGAATACCGGGGATTTAAATTCAGATTCGGTGGTTGATGCCATCGGGGACGGCTTATTTTTATCAAATATCCATTATTTAAATTGGAGCGATAATGCCGGCGGACGTGTAACCGGATTGACGCGTTATGCGTGTTTTAAAGTAGAAAATGGTGAATTGGTTGCACCCATAGAGACTATGCGTTTTGACGACACAATTTATCGGTATTTTGGGACGGAATTGGAAGCAGTTGGGGATGAAGTAAAAATAATTCCAGAAATTGAAACATATAACGGAAGAGAAATTGGTGGAACCATTTGCCCAGGGATTTTAGTGAATGCTTTTTCGTTGACGCTTTAG